CTCATCGAGCGTCAGGGGGAGGTGCAGGAAAAGCTCGATGCGCTGAATGCCTGGGATCTGGACTCACGGCTGGAGATGGCCATGGATGCCCTGCGCTGTCCGGCGGGCGACACGCCGGTCAAGGTCCTCTCCGGCGGAGAGAAGCGCCGCGTGGCGCTCTGCCGGCTCCTCCTTCAGAATCCGGACATCCTGCTCCTTGACGAGCCGACCAACCATCTGGACGCCGAGTCCGTGGCCTGGCTGGAGCGCCATCTGAAGAGCTATGCCGGGACCATCATCGCCGTGACCCATGACCGTTATTTTCTGGACAACGTGGCCGGGTGGATCCTGGAGCTGGACCGCGGCCAGGGGATTCCGTGGCACGGAAACTATTCCTCCTGGCTGGGGCAGAAACAGGAAAAGCTCAAGCGCGAGGAGAAGAGCGAAAGCGAACGGCAGAAGACCCTGCAGCGGGAACTGGAGTGGATCCGGATGTCGCCGAAAGGACGCCATGCCAAATCAAAGGCGCGCATCCATTCCTATGAATCCCTGCTGACCCAGGACAGCGAAAAACGGGCAAAGGACCTGGAGATCTATATCCCGCCGGGCCCTCGGCTGGGAAGGACGGTCATCGAGGCCGAAAACGTGAGCAAGACCTACGGCGACAGAATCCTGATGGAAGCCCTTTCTTTCTCACTTCCGCCCGGCGGTATCGTGGGGATCATCGGCCCGAACGGAGCCGGGAAGACCACCCTGTTCCGGATGATCACCGGCCAGGAAACGCCCGATACCGGCACGATCAGGATCGGGGAGACGGTCAAGCCGGCCTATGTGGACCAGAGCCGGGATGTTCTCGATCCGGAGAAGACCATCTGGGAGGTGATCTCCGAAGGCGAAGAGGTGATCCAGCTCGGGAAGAGGGAGGTCAACTCACGCGCCTATGTGGCGCGGTTTAATTTCTCCGGCGCCGACCAGCAGAAAAAGGTCGGCATACTCTCCGGAGGCGAGAGGAACCGGGTCCACCTGGCACGGATCCTGAAACAAGAGGCCAATGTGCTCCTTCTCGACGAGCCGACCAATGACCTGGATGTGAACACCATGCGCGCCCTGGAGGAGGCGCTGGAGAACTTTGCGGGATGCGCCGTGGTCATCAGCCACGACCGGTGGTTCCTGGACCGGATCGCCACCCATATCCTCGCCTTCGAGGGGGAGAGCCGCGTGGTCTGGTTCGACGGGAATTATTCAGAGTACGAGGCGGACAGAAGGGCCCGGCTCGGCGGCGCCGCGGACCAGCCGCACCGGATCAAATACCGGCAGTTGACAAGATGACGGGTCGCCTGTGCCTTGGCTGATCCCGCAAAACCCCGGATCATCCGTTATTGACGACGTCAATGAGACTTCGCAGCCGGCTGAAGTCTTTCCGGTTGAAATCAACAACCAGCCTCGGCAGATGGGCGATCTCAGGCTCATCGGCCTCTGCCGGAAGAGGCCCGGAGAGGGAGAGGCCGCCCCGGGGTGACAGGATATCGGAAAAGCGCCCCTTGAGTTCCATGACCCTCGACGGGTCAATGGCGGAACTCAGACGAATCACCAGTTTCTCTCCAACGAACCTCATGCTGTGATAGCGTCGGTAGAAGTGATCAATCTTTGCCAGCGCATCATCCGCCGACTCCACCCGTTCGAAGAGATCAAAGTCCGTGCCGCTGATATAACCGTGGGCCAGAAGCTCCTTCTTGAAGAATTTGAGCCACTGCGACCAGTAGGAGCCGCCCGGTTCATCCACCAGGATGAGCGGCATGGGATCCCGTTTCCCGGTCTGCAGGAGCGTGAGGGTCTCCATGGCCTCATCGAGCGTGCCGAACCCGCCAGGGAAAAGGACGATGGCATTCGCTTCCTTAATAAAGGCCACCTTCCGGTTGAAAAAATATTTATACATA
This sequence is a window from Nitrospirae bacterium CG2_30_53_67. Protein-coding genes within it:
- a CDS encoding energy-dependent translational throttle protein EttA; protein product: LIERQGEVQEKLDALNAWDLDSRLEMAMDALRCPAGDTPVKVLSGGEKRRVALCRLLLQNPDILLLDEPTNHLDAESVAWLERHLKSYAGTIIAVTHDRYFLDNVAGWILELDRGQGIPWHGNYSSWLGQKQEKLKREEKSESERQKTLQRELEWIRMSPKGRHAKSKARIHSYESLLTQDSEKRAKDLEIYIPPGPRLGRTVIEAENVSKTYGDRILMEALSFSLPPGGIVGIIGPNGAGKTTLFRMITGQETPDTGTIRIGETVKPAYVDQSRDVLDPEKTIWEVISEGEEVIQLGKREVNSRAYVARFNFSGADQQKKVGILSGGERNRVHLARILKQEANVLLLDEPTNDLDVNTMRALEEALENFAGCAVVISHDRWFLDRIATHILAFEGESRVVWFDGNYSEYEADRRARLGGAADQPHRIKYRQLTR
- a CDS encoding Rossman fold protein, TIGR00730 family, which encodes MELHFTRTNGPADEAIDQLIKRIGGIYHPEIVREMILAALKAGQEDVNKADLKFMNSTLKEMRFTVKVFSPYRHVKKITVFGSARTKSDEPIYEMARLFGKKLVQSGYMVITGGGPGIMQAVNEGAGPENSFGVNIRLPFEQKPNYVLQGNPRYIMYKYFFNRKVAFIKEANAIVLFPGGFGTLDEAMETLTLLQTGKRDPMPLILVDEPGGSYWSQWLKFFKKELLAHGYISGTDFDLFERVESADDALAKIDHFYRRYHSMRFVGEKLVIRLSSAIDPSRVMELKGRFSDILSPRGGLSLSGPLPAEADEPEIAHLPRLVVDFNRKDFSRLRSLIDVVNNG